Within Stella humosa, the genomic segment GACGCGCCATCGAGGACCGCAGAACAGCCCACCAGTACGGCAGCCACGCCGACAGCGGAGATGGCCGATAAAGCAGGTGCCGTCGCTCTTCAGCCGGGAGATCGCGAACTGACTCAATGTGCAACTCGACCGCTTCTTGCAGAAGCGCAATCGTGTCTTCGAGCGACGGGCCGTCTACGGCGATATCGAGATCGAGGCACATTCCTGACCAGCGATCACCTTGGCCGTGAACGTAGCAGCGTAGGATGCGATCCATGTCCATCACCGTTCCGACGTGAAAGCGCGCGCTAGCGCAGCATCTTTAGAACGTCGACACACCAGTGCTTGCTCCCACAGTATCGAAAAAGCCTATTTGCGGAGCGCTTGTTGTGAGGGCCGCGCTACGGGGCCTCTTAGAAACGCCTCTCGCGGACGCTACACCGGCAGCGTGTGCGTTGCACGCATCATGTGGTGTCAACGTCATGTGGTGTCGTTGGTTGACGCGTGCATTCACAAGGTCGTCAGATGCTGGGCCGCTACCGCGCGAGCAGTCGGCACGTCCCGCCCCACACAGTCATCAAGTCCACGAACAGGAAGGGCATAGCGGGCTCCCACACGCGAATTCGGAGCATGTCATCCGGCACGCTGATCATCGCGGGTGATGTCGTGCGGGCGACGACGTCGTTCACCGCCGACCCCTTCTGAATGATGCGATACTGCGTCGTGGCGGCGGTCCCGCCGGGATAGACACGACGCAGAACGGCGGTCCGCTCGTCGAATATAAGGCGGAAGTTCGTCGCCCAAGCGCCGCCCGGCGCATCCCCGAAGCGACCGTCACTGCCGACGCTCCGAGCCTCGGCAATCGCGCACTCAAACAGCCGATCGGCCGCCTGGGCGGTGCCGGCAACCGCCAGGCAGAGCGCGAGGAGGATGGGGCGGAGGGTCATGGCGGCCCTCAAAGATCCCGGCGCCTCTTTGGCCTTCGTTCTTCCAGCAGGTCGCTGAGCGGACGATGGGACATCAGCAAACGCCCGGCATCCACTTTCCCTGCGGCGCCCCTCTCGCCCATTGCGATAGATGACGTCTTCCTAACCCACACGTGACGCCGGTCACCAAACGTCGCACCCATACGATTCTGGATGGTGCGCCGCTCGGTGTGATCGGCCGGCCCGTACTTGCCGGCAATCTCTTCGGCAATCGTCCCGTAGTGTTCCGCCCGAAACGTGATCATGATCCGCACGAGCTTCTGATCTAGGAAGTAATAGACAGGCGTGGCGTCCACCCCGGCGATCGTCTCCCGCCGCCAGTCTTTCCGGAGGACGTCCTCCGGGCCATTCATCGTGCACGCAATTACGCCGACCTTCGGCTCCCACGCCTCGAGGGTGAACCATTCACTGAATCTGGGGTGGCGATCCGAACAGTACGGGCGCTCACCGCCTCTGAACGCATTCGCTCGGCGGAACTCCGCCAATGTCGTGGTGCCCACCACCGCGCCCTTGAAGCCGTAGTTGCCTTCGTCCGCCGCCGCTACGCCGACCATCGACAGCCACGCGATGACAAGTATTCTCAGCGGGCGCTGACGCATTGGCCTCCCCCATTTGGCGAGAAACCTGCCAGTAGGGAACGGAGGGTGCAACAAGTAGTTGAAAGTGCGACGCCGAGACGTCGCGGGCGGGGGCGCGTCGGTATGACCATGCCTTCGATCGCGTCCCGGCGCAGGGTGTCGGCCCTGCGCCGGGCTGCCGCCGCCCTGTGGGAGCGGCAGGGCGGCAGTCGCTACACGGCCCGGCGCAGCGGCGGAGCCGACCCGACCTTCGGCGCCCGCCCGGCTCGCGCCGCCTTGGCATCCGCATGCATCTCTTCGCGGGTCGCGTTGCCGGCCTTCGTGCCCTGGTCGATCTGGGCTAGGCGGGCCGCCACGATGCCGATGGCCGCATTCGCCTTCCGCAGCTCGTGCACCACTTCGCGATGCTCGGCCGCCGTCGGTCCGCTGCGCCCGGCGGCCAGGCCCTCAATGATGCGCGAGTGGGGCACCGAGAACACCCGCTCGCCCGGCATCAGCATGGCCGGCACGCTGTCCCGGCCAGCGACGCCGCCCGTCACCAGCCCGCCGAGCGCGTAGCCGGCGGGGGCGCCGGAGCCGGCGAAGAACCCCGGCGGCACGGTCGTGAACTGGCGCAGCTTGTCGATAAAGCCTTTCCAGCGCGTGCCGTCGGTCGAGGCGTTCAGCCAATTCAGATGGTCGGTTCCGCCGAAGTCCAGGTTCATGGGGAAGCCCGCTTGCCGCGCCGCGGCGAAGTATTCCAGGCGGTCCAGGCCAGCCAGCCCCGAAGGGTGCGCCTGGAGCATCCAGGCGTAGGCGGCTTCCTCGGTGGCGGCGCCCGTGTAGGACGCGAACCCCTTCATGAACTCGACGACGGACTCGTTGGCGCCGCGGCCGAGCGACTGCATGCCGAACCTGATCTGCGTCAGCTTGCCGGCGCTGTCGAGGTAGTAGCCGGCGCCCGGAGTGGTCGGGGTCGACCCACCACCGCCGCCACCGCCACCGCCGGACGTGCCGCCACCGCTGCTGCTGCCCAGGGCGGACAGGTCGCCCCGCAGCCCTTCGATCTGGCCATTGAGCCGCGCCAGTTCCGCATTGGCCGTGGCAGCCAGCGCCAACTGTTGGGTCTCGAAGGTTGCCGTCTTCTGCTCGGCCTGCGTGATCATGCCAATGGTGCGGTCGAACAGCGCGACGTACTGCGGCGACGAGCCAAACACTTGCTTGCCGAGCGACAGGACGGTGCTGCTCACTTGCTGTAGTTCGCGGGCCGCATCGGGCGCGTCCGCGCCGCCGGCCAGGACACGAGCCAGCGCCGCCGCCTGCTGCCGCTGGGCTTCGGCAAGCTGATCGCCAAGGGATGCCGGGTTGTTGCTCGGGTCGGTCAACAGCCCGAGGCGATACAGACGCAGGCTGTCGGCAGCACCCTTAAAGGCGTTGGCCATCCGCTCGGCCTCGCGGGCCGCATCGTTCTGGATGCGAGCCAGGTCCTGGAGGCTGTCGATCTGGTCTTGAATGGCTTGGCGCGCGCCATCGTTGCTGCTGCCGCCGCCGCTGCCGCCGCCGGAACTGGTCGACGACCCGTTGTCGTTGGCCGGCAGGTAGCCGCCGGCCTGCGGGGCAACGGCCCGGGTGTAGCCGGCCTGCGCATACTGGCGGATGGCGTCCGCCTGCGCCTGCGTGATGTAGCCGGCCGTCGACGGGTTGTTGTCCGGGTCCAGGTTGTAGATCAGCCTGTTGCCCATCTCGCGCAGGGCCGCCTCGTCGCCGGTCGCGGCTGCCGAAACGAGCCCGAGCAGGCGGGCATACTGCGTAGTGTCGAGCCCCTGGCCGGCGAACAGGTCGCGGCTGCTCATTTGGAATGCGGGATTGATCGTCTGTTCGATGCCGGTGCGGATGTCGATGGCCAGCGCCGTCATCTGGCGCGCGATTTCCTCGCGGGCGCGGATCGCGCCGCCCACCATGTCGTCCCAGATGCCTTGTTGGATCTGGCCGATTTCCTCGGTCTTGAAACCGACGTCCGTCAGGATCGGCAGCAGGTCGCGCATGAAGGCTTCATATTCGGCCGTGGCTGCGGTCACGGGGTCGAGCGTGGCGCCCAGGCCCAGCGTCGTCAGGACATAGCCGCGCGTGGCCGCGTCGGCCTTCGTGGTGCCGTCGGCCAGTTCCTCGGTGCCCAACTTCAAGTCCGCGATCTTCTCGCGGAAGTCGTCAACTCCGGTCTTGATGTCGGCCGCCATCTTTCGGCCGCTCTCGCCCACCGCGCGCAGCGCCAGGGCCACCGGGTCGAGCGCCGCGGTTCCAAGCTCGACCAGCGGATCAAACATGCGGCCGAACTCGACGTCGGCCAGGAAGCCCTCCAGGTCGGTCGCCGTGCTGTTCTGCACGGCGGTCGCGACGGTCTCGCCCAGGCCCGACCAGTCGGCCGACTTCAGCGCGGCCATGCTGAAGTCACTGAAGGCCTGCGCCATCTGCTCCTTATCTTCGGGGTCGAACGTGAACACCTGCCAGTCGTCGACCGACTGCGCGTCGGGCGCGCCGTAGCTGATGCTGGCGCCTTCCTTCTTCCCATACCGAGCGGAGACGGTGCCGCCGAACTCGACGCCGCTATAGCGGCGCGCCAGCTCGTCCAGC encodes:
- a CDS encoding type II toxin-antitoxin system HicB family antitoxin; the encoded protein is MDMDRILRCYVHGQGDRWSGMCLDLDIAVDGPSLEDTIALLQEAVELHIESVRDLPAEERRHLLYRPSPLSAWLPYWWAVLRSSMARRPPPTDRFGASHNLICHA